A single region of the Sorghum bicolor cultivar BTx623 chromosome 7, Sorghum_bicolor_NCBIv3, whole genome shotgun sequence genome encodes:
- the LOC8077839 gene encoding wall-associated receptor kinase 2, giving the protein MWTVANQQVTSHTATKSINQPKQLAVMAIHFLTCLLLLLAASAAAAAADVESTSGRCVDSCGGMSIQYPFGIGAGCFRKGFEIICGDGGRPVLAGTTMPIPVNHLSIRTAEARVTLPIGWECFNASDEVHAWSDGDVQFNQEDVYRISNTHNHLVVVGCNTLGYIQGQRTQGSDDYPFAYYTGCMSFCNDSRSAVDGACAGVGCCRVDIPAGLTDNKMYFREYTHKARLDYSPCDYAFLVEKENYTFHAADLRMDVNRTMPVWLDWAIRDNNGLTCAEAKKEAQGYACVSSNSECHDSFNGPGYVCNCSMGYEGNPYVVNGCTDINECEHDEYPCRGFCQNTLGSYECRCPSGFHSADPFNEPCNLRLPLGVVIASGVAGCILIISVVVFVWLLRKEKRKNKEYFGKNGGPTLEKVTKIKLFKKKELEPILRSTNRIGEGGFGEVYKGILGDEPVAVKKPKNANLADQFTNEVIIQSRVMHKNIVKLIGCCLEVDIPILVYEFVPKGSLDDILHVTREPLDLDQRLDIATQSARGLAYLHSDTTTTILHGDVKPANILLNDDLIPKISDFGISRMITVDKKYTRNVIGAVSYVDPIYLQSGRLTTKSDVYSFGIVLLELITRKKASDSNGLLSNFLDCYTKDKKVIELVDSEIAVTGNMELLHSVAGMILKCLDLNVDQRPEMIDVAENLRFLLKRSRREKIEI; this is encoded by the exons ATGTGGACAGTAGCAAACCAGCAAGTGACGAGCCACACAGCCACCAAATCGATCAATCAACCGAAGCAACTTGCAGTGATGGCCATACACTTCTTGACATGCCTGCTACTCCTGCTAGCAGCATCGGctgcggcggccgccgccgacgtTGAGAGCACCAGCGGCCGATGCGTGGACAGCTGCGGCGGTATGAGCATTCAGTACCCGTTCGGCATCGGCGCCGGCTGCTTCCGCAAAGGCTTCGAGATCATCTGCGGCGACGGCGGCAGGCCGGTGCTTGCCGGCACCACGATGCCCATCCCGGTCAACCACCTCTCCATCAGGACGGCGGAGGCCCGCGTGACGCTGCCCATCGGGTGGGAGTGCTTCAACGCCTCCGACGAGGTGCACGCCTGGAGCGACGGCGACGTGCAGTTCAACCAAGAAGACGTGTACCGCATCTCCAACACCCACAACcatctcgtcgtcgtcggctgCAACACCCTGGGCTACATCCAGGGCCAGCGGACCCAAGGCAGCGACGACTACCCGTTCGCCTACTACACCGGCTGCATGTCTTTCTGCAACGACTCCCGGAGCGCCGTCGACGGCGCCTGCGCGGGCGTCGGCTGCTGCCGCGTCGACATCCCGGCCGGGCTCACGGACAACAAGATGTACTTCAGGGAGTACACGCACAAGGCGAGGCTGGACTACAGCCCCTGCGACTACGCCTTCCTGGTGGAGAAGGAGAACTACACCTTCCACGCCGCGGACCTCAGGATGGACGTCAATCGGACGATGCCGGTGTGGCTGGATTGGGCCATCCGTGACAACAACGGCCTTACCTGCGCTGAGGCGAAGAAGGAAGCGCAGGGCTACGCCTGCGTGAGTTCAAACAGTGAGTGCCACGACTCGTTCAATGGACCCGGGTACGTCTGCAACTGCAGCATGGGCTACGAGGGCAACCCCTACGTCGTCAATGGTTGTACCG ATATCAACGAGTGTGAACACGATGAGTATCCATGTAGAGGCTTTTGTCAAAATACATTGGGTTCATATGAATGCAGATGTCCCAGCGGTTTCCACAGTGCTGATCCGTTTAATGAACCTTGCAACCTCAGACTTCCCCTTGGAGTAGTAATTGCTTCAG GTGTGGCAGGTTGTATTTTGATCATATCAGTTGTGGTGTTTGTGTGGCTTCTCCGCAAAGAGAAAAGGAAGAACAAAGAATATTTTGGAAAAAATGGGGGGCCTACTTTAGAAAAAGTTACCAAGATCAAGCTATTCAAAAAGAAGGAGCTAGAGCCAATTTTAAGAAGTACCAATCGCATTGGAGAAGGTGGCTTTGGTGAGGTTTACAAGGGGATTCTTGGAGATGAACCAGTAGCAGTGAAGAAGCCCAAGAATGCCAATTTGGCTGACCAATTCACTAATGAAGTTATCATTCAATCTCGAGTCATGCACAAGAACATTGTCAAGCTCATTGGCTGCTGCCTAGAAGTTGATATCCCAATTTTGGTATATGAGTTTGTGCCCAAAGGCAGCCTTGATGACATTTTGCATGTCACTAGGGAGCCTCTAGATTTGGATCAACGTCTGGACATTGCTACACAATCAGCTAGGGGTTTAGCCTATTTGCATTCAGATACCACCACGACAATTCTTCATGGTGATGTTAAACCAGCTAATATTCTTTTAAATGATGACTTGATACCTAAGATATCTGACTTTGGTATATCTAGGATGATTACCGTCGACAAAAAATACACAAGAAatgtcattggtgctgtgagctATGTGGATCCAATATATCTGCAGTCTGGAAGATTAACGACTAAAAGCGATGTCTATAGTTTTGGAATTGTGCTCCTAGAACTCATTACAAGGAAGAAGGCCTCAGATTCTAATGGTTTACTAAGCAACTTTCTAGATTGTTACACAAAGGATAAGAAAGTGATTGAGCTTGTTGACTCTGAAATTGCAGTAACAGGGAACATGGAGCTTCTTCATAGTGTGGCTGGAATGATTTTGAAGTGCCTAGATCTTAATGTCGATCAAAGGCCAGAGATGATAGATGTAGCAGAGAATCTTCGCTTCTTGTTGAAGAGATCGCGGAGAGAAAAGATTGAAATATGA
- the LOC110437300 gene encoding uncharacterized protein LOC110437300 — protein sequence MFRRRLRMNKSLFLRIVHTLSDWSPYFTQRPDATGRSGLSPLQKCTAAIRMLAYGTSADQLDEVLKIAASTCLEILGKFAEGVIENFGEEYLRPPRSDELEKILQENEARGFPGMLGSIDCMHWAWKNCPKGWAGMFTRGDKGVPTMILEAVATRDLRIWHAFFGTAGSQNDINVLNKSPLFIQAIKGEAPAVHYNINGTQYDMGYYLADKIYPEWAVFVKTVTTPQSEEDKLFALMQEGARKDVECAFGVLQSRFDIVRRPARLWKQEDVINIMQACVILHNMIVKDEKDSIREVLDLNENPSATIVLPPEVRTSDNPDPTFAEALHRNSAIKARPTHRKLKKDLIEHIWQRYGNKEN from the coding sequence atgTTCCGTAGGAGATTAAGGATGAATAAGTCGTTGTTCCTACGTATTGTGCACACACTTAGTGATTGGTCTCCTTATTTCACCCAAAGACCCGATGCAACTGGCAGGAGTGGACTTTCACCGCTCCAAAAGTGTACTGCTGCCATTAGGATGCTAGCTTATGGAACCTCGGCTGATCAACTTGATGAGGTGTTAAAGATTGCTGCAAGCACTTGTTTGGAGATTTTGGGAAAATTTGCTGAAGGAGTGATTGAAAATTTTGGTGAAGAATATCTGCGCCCTCCAAGAAGTGATGAACTAGAAAAAATCTTGCAAGAAAATGAGGCTCGTGGTTTTCCAGGAATGTTGGGAAGCATCGATTGTATGCATTGGGCATGGAAGAATTGCCCGAAAGGTTGGGCAGGCATGTTCACACGTGGTGACAAAGGCGTTCCTACTATGATCCTTGAAGCAGTGGCAACTCGAGATCTTCGTATATGGCATGCTTTCTTTGGTACCGCCGGGTCTCAGAACGACATAAATGTTCTAAATAAGTCACCACTATTCATTCAAGCAATAAAAGGTGAAGCTCCTGCAGTACACTATAACATAAACGGAACACAATATGACATGGGTTACTATCTTGCTGATAAAATATATCCAGAATGGGCAGTATTTGTGAAGACTGTGACGACCCCTCAGTCGGAGGAAGATAAATTATTTGcattgatgcaagaaggtgcGAGGAAAGATGtcgagtgtgcatttggtgtgctACAATCACGCTTTGATATTGTTCGTCGACCAGCAAGGTTATGGAAGCAGGAGGATGTTATTAACATAATGCAAGCTTGTGTTATACTTCACAATATGATAGTGAAAGATGAGAAGGATTCAATTAGAGaagtcttggatttgaatgagaATCCAAGTGCGACGATAGTGCTTCCACCTGAAGTGCGTACAAGCGACAACCCTGATCCTACCTTCGCAGAGGCACTTCATAGAAATTCTGCTATCAAAGCTCGGCCAACACATAGGAAGCTCAAGAAGGATCTAATCGAGCATATATGGCAACGTTATGGAAACAAAGAAAATTAG
- the LOC8080602 gene encoding uncharacterized protein At2g39795, mitochondrial has translation MALARRLLRLSPHLGTLPLPSPNSSNLIGTRTYISDMRRSAFVDRLLRSVRSEISSLSNFAPPPSPPPPTPFTVEDRPGEQWTRLRRVFPAAEGEEEEVRVDATLVDGALPASRSGADTGGPPRLHISVNVEVSKAARPGVVLTFECSAWPDEMEVRRVFPVRRGGPAPVQQYIGRQFSELDEEMQSAVQDYLEQIGVNDDLAAFLHAYMENKEHTELIRWLKNIECHIKK, from the exons ATGGCGCTGGCGCGGCGGCTTCTCCGCCTTAGTCCCCACCTCGGCACGCTCCCGCTCCCATCCCCCAACTCCTCGAACCTCATCGGGACTCGCACCTACATCTCGGACATGCGCCGCTCCGCCTTCGTCGACCGCCTCCTCCGCTCCGTACGCTCCGAGATCTCCTCCCTCAGTAACTTCGCGCCGCCACCGTCTCCCCCACCCCCTACGCCATTCACCGTCGAGGACCGCCCGGGCGAGCAGTGGACCCGCCTGCGCCGCGTGTTCCCCGCGGCCGagggggaggaagaggaggtcAGGGTGGACGCCACGTTGGTAGACGGCGCGCTCCCTGCCTCCCGCTCCGGCGCGGACACGGGCGGTCCGCCCAGGCTGCACATCAGCGTCAATGTCGAGGTCTCCAAGGCCGCGCGGCCTGGAGTGGTGCTCACCTTCGAGTGCTCCGCGTGGCCCGACGAGATGGAGGTGCGGAGGGTCTTTCCCGTCCGCCGCGGCGGGCCTGCGCCAGTGCAGCAGTACATCGGCCGCCAATTCAG TGAGTTAGATGAGGAAATGCAAAGCGCGGTGCAAGATTATCTGGAGCAAATTGGAGTGAATGATGACCTTGCTGCATTTCTGCACGCGTACATGGAAAACAAGGAGCATACTGAACTTATCAGATGGCTGAAAAACATTGAGTGCCATATCAAGAAATGA
- the LOC110437301 gene encoding zinc finger BED domain-containing protein RICESLEEPER 2-like, whose protein sequence is MAPRPSRGHAPLRNGAGGGGVQPSAAEGPLATTCDEWTGNDDFIAAGLSPERDDDGRDPFDVFVDASGGGGSQPPVNDVDPVDAVDSNTHTMSTGVNGNGDGNATPSSGTCGKRRSKCWETFDEVFEMINGNRVRVKAICKICKKVLSGRSAAGTGHILRHAKGCLAKLDRQNKVQSRLAFSSDGALHNWNYDPTVARTELCRLIARLDLPLGFGDTDAFEEYIVRAHNPRFVRSSRRTTTRDLDKLFAERRAMIRNCVHASSSVALTSDIWSGNAKEDYICVVAHYVNSNWELQKKIIGLRLIEVKHNGENISAAIASVVEEYGLIDKIFSITLDNASSNAKAMETLTPMFAGYLGPDPAPDDDDPINRSYSLVHQRCACHIINLVVKSALKRIKPYIEDFRTAINFLNSSNQRVAMFKNYCEAKGMRPRKFGLDMDVRWNATYLMLKHLVPYREVFSVFINSNYGSALLSQAHWHVAEKILEFLELFYDCTVTLSGVYYPTSPLVLHHVLEIATHLHACERDLNLRAFVFPMQSKFLKYWKDIPMLYSFAFILDPRAKLRGMQRVLHLLHECSGTDYTAYYADVKTELHKLFEKYLRKYGASRNQRVAGPTPVTGKRKQAWGRIFGGSDLPGPSSACSSSQSTASELASYLDSDCITSYEDGFDIILWWRDHKLTYPILAIMARDIMSVPVSTCSSESCFSLSGRILEEQRRSLKPEHVEMLTLLKDWELGEKREQHQAADNKEIEDAFENLFLDEPEVADEGTGG, encoded by the coding sequence ATGGCACCGCGGCCAAGTCGTGGCCACGCACCGTTGAGGAATGgtgctggaggaggaggagtacaGCCGTCCGCGGCCGAGGGCCCCTTGGCGACGACGTGCGACGAGTGGACAGGGAATGACGACTTCATCGCTGCTGGGCTGTCCCCGGAGAGGGACGATGACGGCCGTGACCCCTTTGATGTGTTTGTCGACGCATCCGGTGGCGGCGGGTCACAGCCTCCCGTGAACGACGTCGATCCCGTCGATGCGGTGGACTCCAACACCCACACCATGAGCACTGGTGTTAATGGTAATGGTGATGGTAATGCTACTCCTTCCTCTGGTACATGTGGTAAGCGACGGTCTAAGTGTTGGGAAACATTTGATGAGGTTTTTGAGATGATAAATGGTAATCGTGTGCGTGTTAAAGCTATCTGTAAGATTTGTAAAAAAGTTTTGAGTGGTAGATCTGCTGCTGGTACTGGTCATATTCTTAGGCACGCTAAAGGTTGCCTTGCTAAACTTGATCGGCAAAATAAGGTTCAGTCTCGACTAGCTTTTAGTTCTGATGGGGCTTTGCATAATTGGAACTATGATCCTACTGTTGCTAGAACTGAACTGTGTAGATTGATTGCTAGGCTTGATCTTCCTCTTGGTTTTGGTGACACTGATGCATTTGAAGAATACATTGTTCGTGCTCATAATCCAAGATTTGTTAGATCATCTAGAAGAACCACCACTAGAGATCTAGATAAGTTATTTGCTGAACGTCGTGCTATGATTAGGAACTGTGTGCATGCTTCATCATCTGTTGCTTTGACTTCTGACATATGGTCTGGTAATGCTAAGGAGGATTACATATGTGTTGTTGCTCACTATGTAAATTCTAACTGGGAGTTGCAAAAGAAGATTATAGGTCTTAGGTTGATTGAAGTTAAGCATAATGGTGAAAACATTTCTGCTGCCATTGCATCTGTGGTTGAGGAATATGGCTTGATTGATAAGATCTTTTCTATCACTTTAGATAATGCATCTTCCAATGCTAAGGCAATGGAAACTTTGACACCCATGTTTGCTGGTTATCTTGGTCCTGACCCTGcacctgatgatgatgatcctaTTAATAGATCTTACAGTCTTGTGCATCAACGTTGTGCTTGTCACATTATTAATCTGGTAGTTAAATCTGCACTAAAAAGAATCAAACCTTATATAGAGGACTTTAGAACTGCAATTAATTTCTTGAACTCCTCTAATCAAAGAGTTGCTATGTTTAAGAACTACTGTGAAGCTAAAGGTATGAGGCCTAGAAAATTTGGCTTAGACATGGATGTTAGATGGAATGCTACTTATCTCATGCTTAAACATTTGGTTCCTTATCGTGAAGTATTTTCTGTGTTCATAAATTCAAATTATGGTAGTGCCCTGTTGTCTCAAGCTCATTGGCATGTGGCTGAGAAAATATTGGAGTTCCTGGAACTCTTTTATGACTGTACTGTTACACTATCTGGTGTTTATTATCCTACCAGTCCTCTTGTTCTGCACCATGTTCTGGAGATTGCAACTCATTTACATGCTTGTGAAAGAGATCTTAATCTGAGAGCCTTTGTGTTTCCTATGCAAAGTAAGTTTCTTAAGTATTGGAAGGACATTCCTATGTTATATTCATTTGCATTCATTCTTGACCCTAGAGCTAAGCTCAGAGGTATGCAAAGGGTCCTCCATTTACTTCATGAATGTAGTGGTACTGATTACACTGCTTACTATGCTGATGTGAAAACTGAGTTGCATAAATTGTTTGAGAAATATTTGAGAAAGTATGGTGCATCTAGGAATCAAAGAGTTGCTGGTCCTACCCCAGTCACTGGTAAGAGAAAACAGGCTTGGGGGAGAATTTTTGGAGGATCAGATCTACCTGGTCCTTCATCTGCCTGTTCTTCTTCTCAATCTACTGCTTCTGAACTTGCAAGCTATTTGGACAGCGACTGCATAACTTCTTATGAGGATGGTTTTGACATTATCCTATGGTGGCGTGATCACAAACTAACCTATCCCATCCTGGCTATTATGGCCAGAGATATCATGTCAGTTCCTGTTTCCACCTGTTCTTCAGAGTCTTGTTTCAGTTTATCTGGAAGGATCCTAGAAGAACAACGCCGAAGCTTGAAACCCGAACATGTGGAGATGCTAACCTTGTTGAAGGACTGGGAGCTAGGAGAGAAGAGGGAGCAACATCAAGCTGCTGATAACAAGGAAATCGAAGATGCCTTTGAGAATTTGTTCCTGGATGAACCTGAAGTTGCAGATGAGGGTACTGGTGGCTGA
- the LOC8077840 gene encoding temperature-induced lipocalin-1 isoform X1, whose protein sequence is MAAAAMRVVRDLDLERYAGRWYEIACFPSTFQPKTGTNTRATYTLNPDDGTVKVLNETWTDGGGRRGHIEGTAWRADPASDEAKLKVRFYVPPFLPVFPVTGDYWVLHVDADYQYALVGQPSRKYLWILCRQPQMDESVYNELVERAKEEGYDVSKLRKTAHPDPPPESEQSPGDRGVWWIKSIFGK, encoded by the exons atggccgccgccgccatgcggGTGGTGCGGGACCTGGACCTGGAGCGGTACGCGGGGCGGTGGTACGAGATCGCGTGCTTCCCGTCCACGTTCCAGCCCAAGACGGGCACCAACACGCGCGCCACCTACACGCTCAACCCCGACGACGGCACCGTGAAGGTGCTCAACGAGACGTGGACCGACGGCGGCGGGCGCCGCGGCCACATCGAGGGCACGGCCTGGCGCGCCGACCCGGCCAGCGACGAGGCCAAGCTCAAGGTCCGCTTCTACGTGCCGCCTTTCCTCCCCGTCTTCCCCGTCACCGGCGACTACTGGGTGCTCCACGTCGACGCCGACTACCAGTACGCGCTCGTCGGACAGCCCTCCAGGAAGTACCTCtgg ATCCTTTGCAGGCAGCCTCAGATGGACGAGTCCGTGTACAACGAGCTGGTGGAGCGTGCCAAGGAGGAAGGGTACGACGTGTCCAAGCTCCGCAAGACGGCGCACCCTGACCCGCCGCCGGAGAGCGAGCAGAGCCCCGGGGACCGCGGGGTGTGGTGGATCAAGTCCATCTTTGGCAAGTAG
- the LOC8077840 gene encoding temperature-induced lipocalin-1 isoform X2, with the protein MAAAAMRVVRDLDLERYAGRWYEIACFPSTFQPKTGTNTRATYTLNPDDGTVKVLNETWTDGGGRRGHIEGTAWRADPASDEAKLKVRFYVPPFLPVFPVTGDYWVLHVDADYQYALVGQPSRKYLWVRACVLIHSSLTSPFSRNHPLQAASDGRVRVQRAGGACQGGRVRRVQAPQDGAP; encoded by the exons atggccgccgccgccatgcggGTGGTGCGGGACCTGGACCTGGAGCGGTACGCGGGGCGGTGGTACGAGATCGCGTGCTTCCCGTCCACGTTCCAGCCCAAGACGGGCACCAACACGCGCGCCACCTACACGCTCAACCCCGACGACGGCACCGTGAAGGTGCTCAACGAGACGTGGACCGACGGCGGCGGGCGCCGCGGCCACATCGAGGGCACGGCCTGGCGCGCCGACCCGGCCAGCGACGAGGCCAAGCTCAAGGTCCGCTTCTACGTGCCGCCTTTCCTCCCCGTCTTCCCCGTCACCGGCGACTACTGGGTGCTCCACGTCGACGCCGACTACCAGTACGCGCTCGTCGGACAGCCCTCCAGGAAGTACCTCtgggtgcgtgcgtgcgtgctaaTTCATTCCTCTCTGACCTCTCCGTTCAGCAGAAACC ATCCTTTGCAGGCAGCCTCAGATGGACGAGTCCGTGTACAACGAGCTGGTGGAGCGTGCCAAGGAGGAAGGGTACGACGTGTCCAAGCTCCGCAAGACGGCGCACCCTGA
- the LOC8077841 gene encoding dephospho-CoA kinase isoform X1, translated as MRLVGLTGGIASGKSTISNLFRDSGVPIVDADVVARDVVQKGTRGWKKIVKAFGNDILLENGEINRALLGQIVFSDPSKRQLLNRLLAPHISSGIVWEIAKLWMKGCKVIILDIPLLFETKMDRWTNPVIVVWVDPKVQIERLISRDGCSEEQARNRINAQLALDWKKSEADIVIDNSGSLDDTKQQFQEVLTKVSEPLTWKERLRSRDGLISVVVCTAVGILLAQKNLL; from the exons ATGAGGCTGGTGGGGTTGACAGGAGGCATCGCATCTGGGAAGAGCACCATCTCCAACCTCTTTAGGGACTCTGGTGTCCCCATCGTGGACGCAGATGTCGTTGCTCGG GATGTAGTGCAGAAAGGCACCAGAGGTTGGAAGAAGATCGTAAAAGCCTTTGGGAATGATATTTTGTTGGAAAATGGAGAAATTAACAGAGCTCTCTTGGGACAAATCGTATTTTCTGACCCATCAAAACGTCAACTTCTAAACCG TCTTCTGGCACCACATATTTCTTCTGGCATAGTCTGGGAGATAGCAAAACTGTGGATGAAAGGCTGCAAGGTTatcatccttgacatccctctGCTATTTGAGACAAAGATGGATAGATGGACAAATCCAGTCATTGTTGTCTGGGTTGATCCAAAAGTCCAGATTGAGAGGCTCATTTCAAGAGATGGATGCTCTGAAGAACAAGCTCGGAATAGGATCAATGCACAGCTTGCACTAGACTGGAAGAAATCAGAAGCAGACATAGTGATTGACAATTCTGGTTCTTTGGATGACACCAAACAGCAATTCCAAGAAGTGTTGACGAAAGTCTCGGAGCCCTTGACATGGAAGGAACGCTTGAGATCTAGAGATGGCCTGATCTCTGTTGTTGTTTGTACTGCAGTGGGCATATTACTTGCCCAGAAGAATCTGCTATGA
- the LOC8077841 gene encoding dephospho-CoA kinase isoform X2 gives MGPSCCNWHWHHLQLIFVGMDVVQKGTRGWKKIVKAFGNDILLENGEINRALLGQIVFSDPSKRQLLNRLLAPHISSGIVWEIAKLWMKGCKVIILDIPLLFETKMDRWTNPVIVVWVDPKVQIERLISRDGCSEEQARNRINAQLALDWKKSEADIVIDNSGSLDDTKQQFQEVLTKVSEPLTWKERLRSRDGLISVVVCTAVGILLAQKNLL, from the exons ATGGGGCCTTCATGCTGCAACTGGCATTGGCACCATCTGCAACTCATTTTTGTGGGAATG GATGTAGTGCAGAAAGGCACCAGAGGTTGGAAGAAGATCGTAAAAGCCTTTGGGAATGATATTTTGTTGGAAAATGGAGAAATTAACAGAGCTCTCTTGGGACAAATCGTATTTTCTGACCCATCAAAACGTCAACTTCTAAACCG TCTTCTGGCACCACATATTTCTTCTGGCATAGTCTGGGAGATAGCAAAACTGTGGATGAAAGGCTGCAAGGTTatcatccttgacatccctctGCTATTTGAGACAAAGATGGATAGATGGACAAATCCAGTCATTGTTGTCTGGGTTGATCCAAAAGTCCAGATTGAGAGGCTCATTTCAAGAGATGGATGCTCTGAAGAACAAGCTCGGAATAGGATCAATGCACAGCTTGCACTAGACTGGAAGAAATCAGAAGCAGACATAGTGATTGACAATTCTGGTTCTTTGGATGACACCAAACAGCAATTCCAAGAAGTGTTGACGAAAGTCTCGGAGCCCTTGACATGGAAGGAACGCTTGAGATCTAGAGATGGCCTGATCTCTGTTGTTGTTTGTACTGCAGTGGGCATATTACTTGCCCAGAAGAATCTGCTATGA
- the LOC8080603 gene encoding poly(A)-specific ribonuclease PARN-like, which translates to MAAPRAAVASAKQVTRQNFAEAVRELRAHLEACDYVAVAAQKTGAPTGWRRALPVDTAETAYLKAKLAAESFQPLQFAVCPFRLRSSSPSTLVAYPYNFHLFPRDELQLGMPSYSFSCQSSYLSTMANDGFDFNMCIYDGISYLSRVQESLARQKIFTSRPQQLLPSPSTSVSDSVFVNRIKSKILHWRKGYADPSKKDDGSLVSSLSRLILGGETYGSRPSMSIDVCSDRQVQLVLEAVNQISDDLVSLVVPHKAGAARFVRVIFTNSKEDKNLLLMDIQKLEDEQNFKFRGFREVIDLLSSSQKPIISYNCLNDMTMLHSKFIAPLPPNMHEFLCSLKMVFSNVVDISHLWRQIGPLRKAKNIQAALSYLQRQYCVPIEIEIPQQDGTSSVTKNEKNVLRITKLFAKLSNLLKISPECQLQSHEQCTAVEEYCNIFYPSCVVEGSDDANFAIESDTTEIVSTDNIIFLWGFREKSVKELKPYLIGLHQAFSEDFEVKLLDKTCSALIFRDSNTATQLLKEINSEGPSLNRFLSEGLKAAGFEVYRKVCRLGLWDSDLAEVLEDVSTELGVPTLPACSTSRTYWNSALMLDLKEYLEY; encoded by the exons ATGGCTGCCCCGCGCGCCGCGGTGGCGTCGGCGAAGCAGGTGACGAGGCAGAACTTCGCGGAGGCCGTGCGGGAGCTGCGGGCCCACCTGGAGGCGTGCGACTACGTGGCCGTGGCGGCGCAGAAGACCGGCGCCCCGACGGGGTGGCGCCGCGCGCTGCCGGTGGACACTGCGGAAACGGCGTATCTCAAGGCCAAGCTCGCCGCAGAGTCCTTTCAGCCACTCCAGTTCGCCGTCTGTCCCTTCAGGCTGCGCAGCTCTTCCCCGTCTACCCTTGTGGCCTACCC GTACAATTTTCATTTATTTCCTAGAGATGAACTACAGCTCGGAATGCCTTCATACAGTTTCTCTTGTCAATCATCTTATTTATCAACTATGGCTAATGATGGTTTTGATTTCAATATGTGCATCTATGATG GTATTTCTTATCTATCAAGGGTTCAAGAATCTTTAGCAAGGCAAAAGATATTTACTTCTCGTCCTCAACAATTGTTGCCATCTCCAAGCACATCAGTTTCTGATTCAGTTTTTGTGAATAGAATAAAGTCTAAGATATTGCACTGGCGAAAAGGATATGCTGACCCAAGTAAAAAAGATGATG GTTCTTTGGTTAGTTCTCTTAGCAGATTAATTCTGGGTGGTGAAACATATGGTTCCAGGCCCAGTATGAGTATTGATGTCTGCAGTGATCGGCAAGTTCAACTGGTCTTGGAG GCAGTAAACCAGATCTCTGATGACCTTGTATCTCTCGTTGTTCCGCACAAAGCTGGAGCTGCTAGGTTTGTGCGTGTGATCTTTACTAATTCGAAAGAGGATAAGAATCTTCTCCTG ATGGATATCCAGAAACTAGAAGATGAACAAAACTTTAAATTCCGTGGATTTCGAGAAGTTATTGATCTACTATCATCTTCACAGAAGCCTATCATATCGTACAATTGCTTGAATG aTATGACAATGCTGCACTCCAAATTCATTGCGCCTCTTCCGCCAAACATGCATGAATTTTTGTGTTCTCTAAAAATGGTCTTCTCTAATGTTGTTGATATCAGCCACCTGTGGAGGCAAATTGGCCCTTTGAGAAAAGCGAAGAATATACAAGCCGCTCTCAGTTACTTACAAAGGCAGTACTGTGTGCCAATTGAAATAGAAATACCACAGCAAG ATGGCACCAGCAGTGTAAcaaaaaatgagaaaaatgtTCTGAGAATAACAAAGTTATTTGCTAAACTAAGTAATTTACTGAAAATCAGTCCTGAGTGCCAACTGCAATCTCATGAGCAGTGCACCGCAGTAGAAGAATACTGTAACATCTTCTATCCAAGTTGTGTGGTCGAAGGTTCTGATGATGCTAACTTTGCTATTGAGTCAGACACCACGGAAATTGTGAGCACTGATAACATCATCTTCTTGTGGGGCTTTAGGGAAAAATCTGTCAAGGAGTTAAAACCTTACCTTATTGGCTTACATCAAGCCTTCTCAGAAGATTTTGAGGTCAAGTTGTTGGATAAGACATGCTCAGCTTTGATATTCCGTGATTCTAATACTGCAACGCAGTTACTAAAAGAAATAAACTCAGAAGGCCCCTCGCTAAATAGATTCTTATCAGAAGGTCTGAAAGCTGCAGGTTTTGAAGTGTACAGAAAGGTCTGCAGGTTAGGACTTTGGGATTCAGATTTAGCGGAGGTCCTCGAGGATGTTTCAACTGAGCTAGGTGTTCCAACGCTTCCTGCGTGCAGCACCTCTCGGACATACTGGAATAGTGCATTGATGCTGGATCTGAAGGAGTATCTGGAATACTAG